In Ananas comosus cultivar F153 linkage group 10, ASM154086v1, whole genome shotgun sequence, the sequence CTTACTCCCGTCCTTCTCGGACGCTTCTCGCTCCTCATGAATGTGGGCAttgccatgctccgcccacaacgcccAATCTAACACCTCTGAAAAGGTAGTAAGCTTGAGGATATGAACCACCTTATAGATATCCGGCCGGAGTCCTCGCTCGAAACAGTTGGCCCGGTCCCTATCGCCCCGCACCACGTCGGGGACGCAGCCGATGATATgtgagaactcccgctcatattctCCCACTGAGCGGTTACCTTGCCTCAGCTTCCTGAACTGATCCTGGAGCTTCTTTTTCtcgctatcggggaagtagttagTATACAACAAACCCCGAAACTTCTCCCACACTaacggcggaaggtcggaagaCCGATCCCGCTTGATCTGcctccaccacaccttcgccgttCGCTCTAAGCAATGAGTGGCGAGATGtaccttatccttctccaacGTACAAAGATCATCGAACAGGGTatccatcgagtcaatccacgACTCGACCATCCACGGCTTGACCTTCTCTCCGTCGAACACCGGTGGATCAAATTTTCGGAACATCACGAGAGCCGCAAGCGCGCGCTCCTTCTCCGCCGCTATCACCGTACCTTCGAGATTAGAAGTTCCCGAACTAGTAGCTACTACAGCCGGCACGGGCCGCGCTGCAACTGGCACAGCCACCGTGGCCACACCTCTGTCACACCAGGCACAACGACAGGGGGCGTGGGTCGCTCAACATCCGCCTGAGCCGACGCCTGCTGCGCCATCAACTCCTGTAGCCTAACAATCTGatcctcctggcgctgcatcgcaCCGACCATCATAGAGATCTGTGCTCGAAATTCTCGCACTTCATTAGATCCTGACTGTTCGGGCACCTCGGGAGGTCGTGCCGGAACGGATCGCGTCCTAGGGCGTCCTCtaggtgccatagctcctgacaCGCAACAACTTGGTTAATCACATTAACCCGCTAACTTCTCGCAATCACGAGACAGACGACTCAACATCGAAAttgggcggaagcacacaagtgtactcattctagactcttagcgtcatgttgtcggccgccaacacaaccacctTAAGTCGAGAACTAATACCACTTAAATCTGTCTCTATcaacaactagagacatattacaaCTTCGACCGAATCGAATCAACTTATGCCACCGGCATAGGTTCACATTCCACTCAtgcacctatagccttaaggttACCGTCCTACGGTCTCCTAGATCCATACTAGACTTCTCTCTTTGCTtgcttgctctgataccactttatctgtcacgccccgtgaccgcaaatttggtcggttcgggtacaTCGATCAGACGCCGTACGGACAaaacctcccctgcccgcccaaggctaacaacaacgAGATCATGCATGTAAACAGTTGCCCAGGAAACAATAACCTCATACATGATCTAAGCAAGTACTAACACAAGCaatcaacaaaagagagaaaactctagctattacaattccattcaacatatacatcgagtttacatttttcatcacaactctccaaaatacatatacatccaGTCCTCTCATCTATACAAGGTGTACTAATACATAAAGGAAAGCtgctagctaactagggcgctatgcccttaccctGGTCCTGGCCCGGTCCGCTCGA encodes:
- the LOC109716218 gene encoding uncharacterized protein LOC109716218, whose protein sequence is MVGAMQRQEDQIVRLQELMAQQASAQADVERPTPPVVVPGTVIAAEKERALAALVMFRKFDPPVFDGEKVKPWMVESWIDSMDTLFDDLCTLEKDKVHLATHCLERTAKVWWRQIKRDRSSDLPPLVWEKFRGLLYTNYFPDSEKKKLQDQFRKLRQGNRSVGEYEREFSHIIGCVPDVVRGDRDRANCFERGLRPDIYKVVHILKLTTFSEVLDWALWAEHGNAHIHEEREASEKDGSKKRAPDGSGGQSRSRKPPKYLRTQSKGRGARRCIICGGDHDPKCCKQKEGRCYACDQAGHMSRYYPGRTSPAPSIASAPATLGYYGGAPPTAVSAGRAMPPRQPEVTRSAPSGRVFAAQAEEPTKAEERNVVVGMVLVSSRAMFDIGATHLFISRPFAEMHGIEVQLSKSTCRVEDPERAFVIRKEYLACPVQVGNWIMLTRLLVLKRLKDFDLILGMDWLSKYYASIDCKSRVIIFRKLG